The following proteins are encoded in a genomic region of Terriglobia bacterium:
- a CDS encoding VOC family protein, producing the protein MLGLRHLALRVLDVRRSVEFYMKTLGMWVDWQPDEKNVYLTSGSDNLALHQSDAVPVGGRLDHFGFLVSTPEEVDGWALRLAASGVELAEMPRSHRDGSRSLYFCDPDGNLIQILFHPHIVGR; encoded by the coding sequence ATGCTCGGATTGCGCCACCTGGCATTGAGGGTTCTGGATGTTCGCCGATCTGTCGAATTTTACATGAAAACTCTGGGCATGTGGGTGGATTGGCAACCGGATGAAAAGAACGTCTATCTCACGAGCGGTTCGGACAACCTAGCGCTTCATCAGAGCGACGCGGTACCCGTGGGTGGAAGGCTCGACCACTTCGGGTTTCTGGTTTCGACGCCGGAGGAGGTGGATGGGTGGGCGCTTCGTCTGGCGGCGTCGGGGGTGGAACTGGCCGAGATGCCCCGGTCGCACAGGGATGGCTCGCGCTCCCTGTACTTTTGTGATCCGGACGGGAATCTCATTCAGATACTGTTCCATCCTCACATAGTTGGTCGATGA
- the leuC gene encoding 3-isopropylmalate dehydratase large subunit, translating into MEPKTLFDKIWDSHIVVAEPDCPGVLYIDLHLIHEVTSPQAFQGLRARGLRVRRPDRTFATMDHIIPTVDQRSPIADPLAARLVTELEANCRDFAIRLFGIGDPHQGIVHVIGPELGLTQPGKTIVCGDSHTSTHGAFGALAFGIGTSEVEHVLATQCLLQRRPKTFEVRVEGRLQPGITAKDVILALIAGLGVAGGTGHVFEFTGSTIRASDIDDRLTICNMSIEGGARAGMVAPDDTTFQYLAGRPFAPAGAEWDAALARWRAMRTDDGAVFDKQLELQAASLEPMISYGTNPGMTVSISARVPDPEAIPDLSQRSALTKALHYMGLNPGRPLLGQPVDVVFIGSCTNARISDLRAAARILEGRKVNPRVKTVVVSGSRQVKAAAESEGLDKIFLAAGAEWREPGCSMCIAMNGDELAPGQYCVSTSNRNFEGRQGKGGRTLLASPLTAAASAVAGAIADVRLLM; encoded by the coding sequence ATGGAACCGAAGACCCTCTTCGACAAGATCTGGGACAGCCACATCGTCGTCGCCGAGCCGGATTGTCCTGGCGTGCTCTACATCGATCTTCATCTGATTCATGAAGTTACCAGCCCCCAGGCCTTCCAGGGACTGCGCGCTCGCGGCCTGCGCGTGCGCCGTCCGGACCGCACTTTCGCCACCATGGATCATATCATCCCGACCGTGGACCAGCGATCTCCAATCGCCGACCCGCTTGCGGCGCGCCTCGTAACCGAGCTCGAAGCCAACTGCAGAGATTTCGCGATCCGCCTCTTCGGCATCGGTGACCCGCACCAGGGTATCGTTCACGTCATCGGACCCGAGTTGGGCCTGACGCAGCCTGGAAAGACGATCGTCTGCGGCGACAGCCATACGTCCACCCATGGTGCTTTCGGAGCGCTTGCCTTTGGCATCGGAACGAGCGAAGTTGAGCACGTCCTCGCCACGCAGTGCCTGTTGCAGCGCCGGCCGAAAACTTTCGAGGTGCGCGTCGAAGGACGGTTGCAGCCCGGGATCACCGCCAAGGATGTGATACTGGCTTTGATTGCCGGTCTCGGCGTCGCCGGCGGCACGGGCCATGTTTTCGAGTTCACGGGGAGCACGATCCGCGCCTCGGATATCGACGATCGCCTGACCATCTGCAACATGTCGATCGAGGGGGGCGCGCGTGCGGGAATGGTCGCTCCCGACGACACCACGTTCCAGTATCTGGCCGGCAGACCCTTTGCACCGGCGGGAGCCGAGTGGGATGCCGCCCTGGCACGCTGGCGCGCGATGCGCACGGACGACGGCGCAGTCTTCGACAAGCAGTTAGAGTTGCAGGCGGCGTCCCTGGAACCGATGATCTCTTACGGCACCAATCCCGGCATGACGGTATCAATATCAGCGCGCGTGCCTGACCCGGAAGCCATTCCCGACCTGTCGCAAAGAAGTGCGCTCACCAAAGCTCTTCATTACATGGGCCTCAATCCCGGCCGGCCGCTCCTGGGTCAGCCGGTGGACGTGGTTTTCATCGGCAGCTGCACAAACGCCCGGATATCGGACCTGCGCGCCGCCGCGCGGATCCTGGAGGGACGGAAGGTGAATCCGAGAGTGAAAACCGTCGTAGTGTCCGGATCCCGCCAGGTCAAGGCCGCCGCCGAGAGCGAGGGTCTCGATAAGATCTTCCTTGCTGCCGGCGCCGAATGGCGCGAACCCGGATGCAGCATGTGCATCGCCATGAACGGCGACGAACTCGCCCCAGGCCAATACTGCGTCAGTACCAGCAATCGCAATTTCGAGGGCCGGCAAGGAAAGGGCGGGCGCACACTTTTAGCCAGCCCGCTGACTGCAGCGGCCAGCGCCGTCGCCGGTGCCATTGCGGATGTCAGGTTATTGATGTGA
- the leuD gene encoding 3-isopropylmalate dehydratase small subunit, whose protein sequence is MKFTSRVVPLPNENVDTDQITPARFLKTTGKGGLGKILLYDWRYDAAGNPRPDFILNRPDIKGAQVLLAGNNFGCGSSREHAPWALADFGFRALISTSFADIFRSNCLKNGILPITVGKETHEKLLRLAAEQPAAEVGVDLRAQTLTLQDGVVVQFPVDPFSKKCLLEGIDELGYLLNLSDVIAHYEETH, encoded by the coding sequence ATGAAGTTTACCAGTCGCGTAGTCCCCCTCCCCAACGAGAACGTTGACACCGATCAGATCACCCCCGCCCGCTTTCTGAAAACGACCGGCAAGGGAGGACTGGGAAAGATCCTGTTATACGACTGGCGCTATGATGCCGCAGGCAATCCCCGCCCGGACTTCATCCTCAACCGTCCCGACATTAAGGGAGCGCAGGTCCTTCTGGCAGGCAACAACTTCGGCTGCGGCAGTTCACGGGAGCACGCCCCCTGGGCCTTGGCCGACTTCGGCTTCCGGGCATTGATCAGCACTTCATTCGCCGACATCTTCCGCAGCAATTGTCTCAAAAACGGCATCCTGCCCATCACGGTGGGCAAAGAGACCCACGAAAAACTGCTTCGCCTTGCGGCAGAGCAGCCGGCAGCGGAAGTGGGAGTTGATTTGCGAGCACAGACCCTGACGCTCCAGGACGGCGTGGTGGTTCAATTCCCCGTGGATCCATTTTCGAAAAAGTGCCTCCTCGAGGGGATTGACGAGCTGGGTTATCTGCTGAATCTCTCCGATGTAATCGCGCATTACGAGGAGACGCATTAG
- a CDS encoding MFS transporter — protein sequence MLEFCVPCALCFELLGGHVIARSRSFALWLLFGINLLNFFDRQILAAVTEPLRLEWSLTDTQLGWLVTAFTLLYAAVGLPLGRLADVWRRNLILTAGLTLWSGLTFLSGFCRSFWPLFAARLGVGVGEASCAPAASSLIGDLFRPQERARAMSVFMLGLPVGVALSYLVGGAVAQHYGWRAAFYLAGIPGLLLAAAALFLAEPPRGRSEATEVGSERRPGSPIKLVLGIPTMRWIIASGLLHNFIMYALTFFLPSFLVRYHRTTVQMAGLVSALVVGTVGALGMLVGGWLGDAAKNRRQNGRMLVAGTAVLLAVPAGFFALLAPAGALPAFIVLQGLAAFLMYTYYATVYATIHDIVEPTLRGRAMAIYFFAMYMLGASMGPVATGRLSDFFARRVAGATPVTEQFRALGLHQAMYLVPLLTLLLAAVLFLGARTVRKDMDRLQGWMKRLNAEGAEGAEKN from the coding sequence GTGCTTGAATTCTGCGTCCCCTGCGCGCTCTGCTTTGAGCTTTTGGGAGGACACGTTATCGCACGATCCCGCTCGTTCGCCCTGTGGCTCCTGTTCGGCATCAACCTCCTCAATTTCTTCGACCGCCAGATCCTGGCTGCCGTAACCGAACCGTTGCGCCTGGAATGGTCCCTTACCGACACGCAGCTGGGCTGGCTGGTGACCGCTTTCACGCTCCTTTACGCTGCGGTGGGACTGCCCCTGGGCCGTCTGGCAGACGTCTGGAGGCGCAACCTTATCCTGACGGCCGGACTTACGCTTTGGAGCGGGCTCACCTTCCTGTCGGGCTTTTGCCGAAGCTTCTGGCCCTTGTTTGCCGCCCGCCTTGGGGTTGGCGTAGGAGAGGCGTCCTGCGCGCCCGCGGCAAGTTCGCTGATCGGCGATCTGTTCCGGCCGCAGGAGCGGGCCCGTGCCATGTCGGTCTTTATGCTGGGGCTGCCCGTCGGCGTCGCACTCAGCTACCTCGTGGGCGGGGCGGTCGCGCAACACTACGGCTGGCGTGCGGCTTTTTACCTTGCCGGCATTCCGGGTTTGCTGCTGGCAGCTGCCGCGTTGTTCCTGGCCGAGCCCCCGCGAGGCCGGTCCGAGGCCACCGAGGTAGGCTCTGAGCGTCGTCCCGGTTCCCCAATCAAGCTCGTCCTCGGCATTCCCACGATGCGCTGGATCATAGCCTCCGGCCTGCTGCACAACTTCATCATGTACGCCTTGACGTTTTTTCTGCCCTCGTTCCTGGTGCGCTATCACCGGACGACGGTGCAAATGGCGGGACTGGTTTCGGCTCTCGTTGTGGGGACGGTGGGAGCGCTGGGGATGCTTGTGGGGGGATGGTTGGGGGATGCGGCGAAAAACAGGCGCCAGAACGGCCGCATGCTGGTCGCGGGAACGGCGGTCCTGCTGGCAGTTCCCGCTGGCTTCTTCGCACTGCTGGCGCCTGCAGGAGCCCTCCCTGCCTTTATCGTCCTTCAAGGCCTCGCTGCGTTTCTGATGTACACCTACTACGCGACCGTCTACGCCACGATCCACGACATCGTCGAGCCGACGCTGCGCGGCCGCGCCATGGCGATTTATTTCTTCGCCATGTACATGCTCGGCGCCTCGATGGGCCCGGTAGCGACTGGCCGGCTGAGCGATTTTTTCGCCCGCCGCGTAGCCGGCGCAACGCCCGTCACCGAGCAGTTCCGAGCGCTGGGTCTGCACCAAGCCATGTACCTCGTCCCCTTGTTGACCCTGCTCCTCGCGGCCGTCCTGTTCCTGGGGGCCCGGACTGTCCGTAAGGATATGGACCGTTTACAGGGCTGGATGAAAAGGCTCAACGCAGAGGGCGCGGAGGGCGCGGAGAAGAACTGA
- a CDS encoding GxxExxY protein, producing the protein MELNSITGDIIGAAIEVHRALGPGLLESAYVACLACALAERQLKVEQQKPLALVYRDIKMDCGYRLDLLVENRVIVEVKSVEYVLPVHKAQLLSYLRLADCRVGLLINFNVEVLKDGIYRIVNNF; encoded by the coding sequence ATGGAGTTGAATAGCATAACCGGCGATATTATTGGGGCCGCGATCGAGGTTCATCGAGCGCTCGGACCGGGCCTCCTTGAGTCGGCTTACGTAGCCTGTCTCGCATGCGCGCTTGCAGAGCGCCAATTGAAGGTGGAGCAGCAGAAGCCGTTGGCCTTGGTCTACCGCGATATCAAGATGGATTGTGGTTACCGCCTCGATTTGCTGGTTGAAAACCGGGTGATTGTGGAGGTCAAGTCGGTGGAGTACGTCCTCCCCGTCCACAAGGCTCAACTCTTATCCTATCTGCGGCTTGCCGACTGCAGAGTTGGTCTCCTGATCAACTTCAACGTGGAAGTTCTAAAGGACGGAATCTATCGTATCGTAAACAACTTCTAG
- a CDS encoding nucleotide sugar dehydrogenase — protein sequence MIAKRIACIGAGYVGGPTMAVIAMKCPQHRVTVADISEARIAAWQTDTLPIYEPGLLEVVQASRGRNLFFTTDIGAAIREAEIIFVSVNTPTKTFGEGAGRAADLQYWEKVAREILRQSRSPKIVIEKSTLPVKTAQTMETILNANGNGVHFEVISNPEFLAEGTAVQDLLEPDRVLIGSRETPQGLKARQEVVDIYANWVPAERILTSNVWSAELSKLVANAFLAQRISSINSISALCERTEAHVKEVARAVGMDARVGPRFLNASVGFGGSCFRKDILNLVYICESYGLHEVARYWESVVTMNEYQEQRFVRAIIRAMFNTIVDKRIALFGFAFKANTSDTRESPAYYVARKLLEEKANVVITDPKAIDNARQDMAVNPQKVEFADGPYEAARGAHAVAIMTEWDLYRSLDWEKIYRSMEKPAFVFDGRNILDHKRLYELGFNVYPLGSPPLRHF from the coding sequence ATGATCGCAAAACGAATCGCCTGTATCGGAGCGGGATATGTCGGAGGGCCGACCATGGCGGTCATCGCCATGAAATGCCCCCAGCACAGAGTCACGGTCGCCGACATCAGTGAAGCCCGTATTGCTGCGTGGCAGACCGACACCCTACCCATCTACGAACCCGGGCTGCTCGAGGTCGTCCAAGCATCGCGCGGGCGCAACTTATTTTTCACCACGGATATCGGTGCGGCCATCCGTGAGGCGGAGATCATCTTCGTTTCCGTCAACACGCCGACAAAGACATTTGGCGAAGGGGCCGGGAGGGCTGCGGATCTGCAGTACTGGGAAAAAGTGGCCCGTGAGATCCTGCGCCAGTCACGGTCGCCCAAGATCGTCATTGAAAAGAGCACGCTGCCGGTCAAAACAGCGCAGACGATGGAGACCATTCTCAATGCCAATGGGAATGGAGTCCATTTCGAAGTAATCTCAAACCCGGAATTCCTTGCCGAAGGTACCGCCGTGCAGGATCTGCTCGAGCCCGACCGGGTGCTGATCGGATCACGCGAGACGCCGCAAGGCCTGAAGGCCCGGCAGGAGGTGGTCGACATCTATGCGAATTGGGTGCCGGCCGAACGCATTCTCACGAGCAACGTCTGGAGCGCTGAACTCTCGAAGCTCGTGGCCAACGCGTTCCTGGCCCAACGCATTTCGTCCATCAACAGCATCTCGGCCCTGTGCGAGAGAACTGAAGCCCACGTAAAGGAAGTGGCGCGGGCCGTCGGCATGGATGCGCGCGTTGGACCGCGTTTCCTCAACGCGAGCGTCGGCTTCGGCGGCTCGTGCTTCAGGAAGGACATCCTCAACCTCGTCTATATCTGCGAGTCCTACGGCCTCCACGAGGTGGCACGATACTGGGAATCGGTCGTGACCATGAACGAATACCAGGAACAGCGGTTCGTGCGCGCGATCATCCGCGCGATGTTCAACACCATCGTGGACAAGCGCATCGCCCTGTTCGGATTCGCGTTCAAGGCGAATACGAGCGACACCCGGGAATCGCCCGCCTATTATGTCGCGAGGAAGCTGCTCGAAGAGAAGGCCAATGTCGTCATAACGGACCCGAAGGCGATCGATAACGCACGGCAGGATATGGCCGTAAATCCGCAGAAAGTCGAGTTTGCGGACGGGCCTTATGAGGCCGCACGCGGCGCTCATGCGGTCGCGATCATGACCGAGTGGGATCTTTACCGGTCACTCGATTGGGAGAAGATTTACCGGTCGATGGAGAAGCCGGCGTTCGTATTTGACGGGCGTAACATACTGGATCATAAGCGCTTGTACGAATTAGGATTCAACGTATACCCACTGGGATCTCCGCCACTGAGGCATTTTTGA
- a CDS encoding YdcF family protein has translation MTDHLYRFLDVGEPPRKCDCIFVLAGRHERKIYGIDLWHRGYAPELILSVGRFEWRSYYELGLPADGGLKQLVDATPPRERHFFVRLRASHAESTLIEKGRLGTMTEGRALAAVLRGGSIRSLMVVSTSIHLRRVALVFRQAFRGAGIELTFVAVPEDLSSLRRSDLRSIKEGRAAVWREFKKYCYYRLIYSFSSGRRN, from the coding sequence GTGACAGATCATCTCTATCGTTTTCTGGATGTTGGGGAGCCGCCGCGCAAATGCGATTGCATCTTTGTGCTCGCCGGCAGGCACGAGCGCAAGATCTACGGAATCGATCTCTGGCACCGCGGCTATGCTCCAGAGCTCATCCTGAGTGTCGGCCGCTTTGAATGGCGGAGCTATTATGAGCTTGGACTGCCGGCCGACGGCGGTCTCAAGCAGCTCGTGGATGCAACGCCTCCAAGGGAGCGCCACTTCTTCGTGCGCTTGCGCGCGTCCCATGCGGAATCGACCTTGATCGAGAAGGGCCGCCTCGGCACGATGACAGAAGGACGGGCCCTGGCTGCGGTGTTGCGCGGAGGATCGATTCGCTCGCTTATGGTTGTCTCGACATCCATCCATCTACGCCGAGTGGCGTTGGTGTTTCGCCAGGCTTTTCGCGGCGCCGGCATAGAATTGACTTTTGTAGCAGTTCCTGAAGATCTCTCTTCGCTCCGCCGATCCGATCTCCGCTCCATCAAGGAGGGGCGCGCCGCCGTATGGCGGGAATTCAAGAAGTACTGCTACTACCGCCTCATATACAGCTTCAGCTCCGGTCGTCGCAACTGA
- a CDS encoding sulfate ABC transporter ATP-binding protein, translated as MSIEARNISKRFGEFTALKDVDLEVRAGELVALLGPSGSGKTTLLRIIAGLEFPDSGYVLFDGKDISDRSARERNVGFVFQHYALFRHMTVSENIAFGLRVRPRRLRPSDEKIQARIHELLRLVQLENHATRYPSQLSGGQRQRVALARALAVEPKIMLLDEPFGSLDAKVRIELRRWLRRLHDEIHITSVFVTHDQEEALEVSDRVVVMNEGRIEQVGSPEEVYHQPASAFVYDFLGNVNLFRGRMEGERPGVGESASGLSSDSKPSIVYVRPHALDIDREPQAGLHYRATIKHINSAGPLVKVEAIAEWGDPVHVEISQERFQELQLRKGDEVFLRPRDMKVFSCDDRS; from the coding sequence ATGAGCATCGAAGCGCGCAACATCTCTAAGCGATTTGGGGAATTCACCGCTCTCAAAGATGTCGACCTCGAGGTTCGGGCCGGTGAACTGGTGGCCTTGCTGGGGCCCTCCGGCTCGGGAAAGACCACGCTGCTGCGGATCATTGCCGGCCTGGAGTTTCCCGACTCGGGGTATGTGCTTTTTGACGGTAAGGACATCAGCGATCGGAGTGCTCGCGAGCGCAATGTAGGTTTCGTTTTTCAGCACTATGCGCTTTTCCGCCACATGACGGTCTCCGAAAACATCGCCTTCGGCCTGCGCGTCAGGCCGCGCAGACTGCGGCCTTCCGACGAAAAGATCCAGGCCCGAATTCATGAACTGCTTCGACTGGTGCAGCTTGAAAACCATGCCACACGCTATCCTTCTCAGCTTTCGGGCGGCCAACGCCAGCGGGTCGCATTGGCGCGTGCGTTGGCTGTGGAACCAAAGATTATGTTGCTGGATGAACCCTTCGGTTCCCTGGACGCCAAGGTACGAATCGAACTGCGGCGCTGGCTGCGCAGGCTGCATGATGAGATTCACATTACCAGCGTGTTTGTGACCCATGATCAGGAAGAAGCATTGGAGGTTTCCGACCGCGTGGTGGTGATGAACGAAGGCCGCATTGAGCAGGTGGGCTCGCCTGAGGAGGTCTACCACCAGCCGGCAAGCGCTTTCGTTTACGATTTCCTCGGCAACGTCAACTTGTTCCGCGGCCGCATGGAGGGGGAGCGACCGGGCGTCGGCGAGTCGGCGTCCGGTCTCTCGAGTGACTCAAAACCCAGCATTGTCTACGTGCGTCCTCACGCGCTTGACATTGACCGGGAGCCGCAAGCAGGGCTTCACTATCGGGCGACGATCAAACACATCAACTCGGCGGGTCCCCTCGTCAAGGTAGAAGCGATTGCAGAGTGGGGTGATCCCGTTCATGTTGAGATCTCGCAGGAACGATTTCAAGAGCTTCAGTTGAGGAAGGGGGATGAGGTCTTTCTCAGACCCAGAGATATGAAAGTGTTCAGTTGCGACGACCGGAGCTGA
- the cysW gene encoding sulfate ABC transporter permease subunit CysW, whose protein sequence is MARTASLSSQNGTMTAARTLLEPVPVRWLLIAVALIFLGLFLLLPLGMVFASAFKSGVRSYANAFRDPDALSAIRLTLLTAAIAVPLNIVFGIAASWAIAKFQFIGKSLLITLIDLPFSVSPVVSGLIFVLIFGLQGLFGPWLADHDIRIIFAVPGIVLATIFVTFPFVARELIPLMQSQGNDEEEAALTLGASGWQTFLRVTLPNVKWGLLYGVILCNARAMGEFGAVSVVSGHIRGLTNTMPLHIEILYNEYQYVAAFAVASLLALLALVTLAARSFVEWKSRQHLAKARLSHGEVQEI, encoded by the coding sequence ATGGCCCGAACTGCGTCTTTGAGTTCTCAAAACGGTACCATGACTGCCGCCCGCACCCTGCTGGAGCCGGTGCCGGTTCGCTGGCTGCTGATCGCAGTGGCCTTGATATTTCTCGGTCTTTTTCTCCTCCTGCCCCTGGGAATGGTCTTCGCCTCGGCATTCAAGTCGGGCGTGAGATCCTACGCCAACGCCTTTCGTGATCCGGATGCGCTGTCGGCCATCCGTCTTACACTGCTGACAGCGGCGATTGCCGTTCCCTTGAACATAGTTTTTGGCATTGCTGCGTCCTGGGCGATCGCCAAGTTCCAGTTTATCGGCAAGAGCCTTTTGATTACCTTGATTGATCTGCCTTTTTCAGTCTCCCCTGTGGTATCGGGGCTGATTTTTGTGCTGATATTTGGCCTGCAGGGTCTCTTCGGTCCTTGGCTGGCTGACCACGATATCAGGATCATTTTCGCGGTGCCGGGCATTGTATTGGCGACCATTTTTGTGACCTTTCCGTTTGTTGCCAGGGAACTCATTCCCCTGATGCAATCCCAAGGGAACGATGAGGAGGAGGCCGCTTTAACGCTGGGCGCCAGTGGTTGGCAAACATTCCTGCGCGTCACCCTGCCAAATGTGAAGTGGGGATTGCTCTATGGCGTAATCCTATGCAACGCGCGCGCCATGGGGGAATTTGGGGCCGTGTCGGTAGTTTCAGGCCATATTCGTGGCCTGACCAACACGATGCCACTCCATATTGAAATCCTCTACAACGAATATCAGTATGTCGCTGCATTTGCGGTGGCATCGTTGCTGGCCCTATTAGCGCTCGTGACGCTGGCCGCCAGGAGTTTTGTCGAGTGGAAATCAAGACAACACCTGGCCAAGGCGCGGTTGAGCCACGGGGAGGTGCAGGAGATATGA
- the cysT gene encoding sulfate ABC transporter permease subunit CysT: MEERMALALKQRSILPGFGISMGVTLFYLALIVLIPLSAVFLKTASLSWHEFWSLATEPRALASYKLSFGASFAGALLNLVFGVLVAWVLVRYRFPGKRILDSLVDLPFALPTSVAGISLTAIYSSNGWLGRPLEAIGIKAAYSRLGIVIALTFIGLPFVVRTVQPVLEEMDKDMEEAAASLGANRRQIFTRVILPTILPAVLTGFAMALSRAVGEYGSVVFISGNMPMRTEITPLLIVTKLEQYNYAGATAIAVVMLVASFLMLLIINLLQRWSGKRYGG; encoded by the coding sequence ATGGAGGAACGGATGGCTCTTGCTCTAAAGCAGCGCAGCATTCTGCCCGGTTTTGGCATATCGATGGGCGTTACGCTGTTCTACCTGGCCCTGATCGTGCTGATCCCGCTTTCCGCTGTTTTTTTGAAAACGGCTTCGCTGAGCTGGCACGAGTTCTGGAGTCTGGCTACCGAGCCGCGTGCGCTTGCGTCTTACAAACTCAGCTTTGGGGCATCGTTTGCCGGCGCCCTGCTCAATCTGGTGTTCGGTGTTCTGGTGGCCTGGGTGCTGGTCCGTTACCGCTTTCCTGGGAAGCGGATCTTGGATTCTCTGGTGGATTTGCCCTTTGCATTGCCCACTTCTGTAGCCGGCATTTCATTGACGGCCATTTACTCCAGTAATGGATGGCTCGGGCGGCCCCTGGAGGCTATTGGGATCAAGGCCGCCTACTCCCGGTTGGGAATCGTCATTGCGCTCACGTTTATCGGGCTTCCTTTCGTAGTCCGGACTGTGCAGCCGGTGCTCGAGGAGATGGACAAGGACATGGAGGAGGCTGCTGCCAGCCTCGGCGCGAATCGCCGGCAGATCTTCACCCGAGTCATTCTTCCTACGATCCTGCCTGCAGTTCTGACCGGCTTTGCCATGGCGCTCTCGCGAGCGGTCGGCGAGTATGGATCCGTGGTATTCATCTCAGGAAACATGCCGATGCGCACCGAGATCACGCCGCTGCTCATCGTGACCAAATTGGAGCAGTACAACTACGCGGGCGCCACGGCGATTGCGGTGGTCATGCTCGTAGCATCGTTTCTTATGCTGTTGATCATCAACCTGCTGCAACGGTGGAGCGGCAAGAGATATGGAGGCTGA
- a CDS encoding sulfate ABC transporter substrate-binding protein, with amino-acid sequence MSLRKLVRLLAVSSFILALALTGFAHAGLLTFLNVSYDPTREFYQEINVTFAKHWLEKTGQTVVINMSHGGSGKQARGVIDGLEASVVSLALAYDIDAIAETARLLPKNWQSRLPHNSCPYTSTLVFLVRKGNPKKIRDWDDLVRSGISVITPNPKTSGAARWNYLAAWGYALKKNNGDEAKARGFVTGLFRNVPVLDSGARGATTTFVERGIGDVLVNWENEVLLAIKELGKDRFELVVPSLSILAEPPVALVDKVVDKRGTRAVAQAYLEFLYSVEGQEIAGKHYYRPRDPQVLAKYAAQFPKVNLFTIDEVFGGWQKAQKVHFSDGGVFDQIYQPAR; translated from the coding sequence ATGTCACTCAGAAAACTCGTTCGGTTACTTGCCGTGTCGAGCTTCATATTGGCGCTGGCCCTGACGGGATTTGCCCATGCGGGTCTCCTCACTTTTCTCAATGTTTCCTATGATCCGACTCGCGAGTTCTACCAGGAGATCAACGTCACTTTTGCCAAACACTGGCTCGAAAAAACCGGCCAGACAGTCGTCATCAATATGTCTCATGGGGGATCGGGTAAGCAGGCGCGCGGTGTCATCGATGGCCTGGAGGCAAGCGTGGTGAGCCTTGCTCTTGCCTATGATATTGATGCCATTGCCGAGACCGCCAGGCTGCTGCCCAAGAATTGGCAATCACGCCTCCCCCATAACAGCTGCCCCTACACGTCGACGCTCGTGTTCCTGGTCCGCAAGGGGAACCCCAAGAAGATCAGGGATTGGGACGACCTGGTGAGAAGCGGGATCTCGGTGATCACGCCCAATCCGAAGACATCCGGGGCTGCCCGCTGGAACTATCTGGCAGCCTGGGGCTATGCACTGAAGAAAAACAACGGTGACGAGGCAAAGGCAAGAGGTTTTGTGACTGGCCTCTTCAGGAATGTGCCTGTACTTGACTCAGGTGCGCGCGGTGCCACGACCACCTTCGTGGAACGCGGCATCGGCGATGTCCTCGTCAATTGGGAGAACGAGGTGCTGCTGGCCATCAAGGAGCTCGGAAAGGACAGGTTCGAGCTGGTAGTACCATCTCTAAGCATCCTGGCGGAACCGCCGGTCGCCCTGGTGGACAAGGTAGTCGACAAACGCGGCACTCGCGCCGTGGCCCAGGCGTACCTGGAATTTCTCTATTCGGTCGAGGGCCAGGAAATTGCCGGGAAACACTATTACCGGCCCAGGGACCCTCAAGTGCTGGCTAAGTATGCCGCCCAGTTTCCCAAGGTCAACTTGTTCACCATAGACGAGGTCTTCGGTGGCTGGCAGAAAGCCCAGAAGGTACATTTTTCTGACGGCGGCGTTTTCGACCAGATCTACCAGCCCGCCCGTTAA